The Enteractinococcus fodinae genome has a segment encoding these proteins:
- a CDS encoding AMP-dependent synthetase/ligase, with protein sequence MKEIIIPAVAEAPPTSNATDLVEDQFNQDPQHALFARQLQPGQWTDVSAREFRDDVKTIARALASVGISPGDSVAIMSPTRYEWTLLDLAIMYAGAVTVPIYETSSPAQIAWILEDASVKAIVVEKSEHARAVETAIQREGLPELNGTWIMDEGLDDLRSLAEQGPSEDEMERRRTQANLEDVATIVYTSGTTGRPKGCMITHGNLVNLSLNVLHSELRDVLTRDSKTILFIPLAHIFARFISFQTLASGSKVAHTPNVKDLVTDLKSFQPDFLLAVPRVFEKVYNSALLNAQEGGKGKIFERGAEIAVEYSKAREAGSIGAGLRLKHWVFDKLLYSKIRTAMGGHVKHAISGGGPLGAYLSHFFRGVGVDIKEGYGLTETTAPVTVNRPGKTRVGTVGLPAPGCGIRIADDGEILAHGICVFKGYHNLPDKTAEELVDGWFHTGDIGHLDEDGFLTITGRKKEILVTASGKNVAPAQLEDQIRADGLISQVMVIGDNQKFVAAIVTLDEETAPAWLKHHQLDPNMSMAEMAKHPTVLAHVQSLIDRANESVSRAESIREFRIAERDFTIEGGHMTPSMKIRRETIMRDYADLVDDIYQPASR encoded by the coding sequence TTGAAAGAGATCATTATCCCAGCGGTGGCAGAAGCCCCGCCTACGTCCAATGCCACAGACCTGGTCGAAGATCAGTTCAACCAAGACCCTCAGCACGCGCTTTTTGCCCGCCAGCTCCAACCCGGCCAATGGACTGATGTGTCGGCTCGAGAGTTTAGAGACGATGTGAAGACCATCGCACGGGCCCTTGCCTCGGTCGGTATCAGTCCCGGCGATAGTGTGGCCATCATGAGTCCTACCCGTTATGAATGGACCCTACTGGATCTTGCGATCATGTATGCCGGGGCGGTCACCGTGCCGATATATGAGACCTCCTCCCCTGCCCAGATTGCCTGGATTCTCGAAGATGCCTCGGTTAAAGCTATCGTGGTGGAAAAATCCGAGCATGCCCGAGCGGTTGAAACCGCGATCCAACGCGAAGGGCTGCCAGAACTCAATGGCACGTGGATCATGGATGAAGGCCTTGATGATTTACGTTCCTTAGCTGAACAAGGTCCTAGCGAAGATGAGATGGAACGACGTCGGACCCAGGCAAATCTCGAAGACGTGGCCACGATTGTGTATACCTCAGGCACGACGGGACGCCCCAAGGGTTGTATGATCACGCACGGCAACCTGGTCAATCTCTCATTAAACGTTTTACATTCCGAATTACGGGACGTGCTCACCCGTGACAGTAAGACCATCTTGTTCATTCCGCTGGCACACATTTTCGCCAGATTTATTTCGTTTCAGACCTTGGCATCCGGGTCAAAAGTGGCACACACTCCCAATGTTAAAGACCTCGTCACCGACCTGAAATCCTTCCAGCCCGATTTCCTTTTGGCCGTCCCGCGAGTTTTTGAAAAAGTGTATAACTCAGCCCTGCTCAACGCACAAGAAGGCGGCAAGGGCAAGATTTTTGAACGCGGTGCCGAGATAGCCGTGGAATATTCAAAAGCTCGCGAAGCCGGCTCCATTGGGGCGGGCCTGCGCCTCAAGCATTGGGTTTTCGACAAACTGTTGTACTCGAAGATCCGTACAGCGATGGGCGGGCACGTGAAACACGCGATTTCTGGAGGTGGTCCCTTAGGAGCGTATCTGAGTCACTTCTTCCGTGGCGTCGGCGTGGATATCAAAGAAGGCTATGGACTGACAGAAACGACGGCACCGGTTACCGTCAATCGTCCCGGCAAGACTCGCGTTGGGACGGTGGGACTTCCAGCACCAGGTTGCGGCATTCGTATAGCAGATGACGGCGAGATCCTGGCTCATGGCATTTGCGTGTTCAAGGGGTATCATAATCTCCCTGACAAAACGGCCGAAGAACTGGTAGACGGGTGGTTTCACACCGGCGACATAGGGCATCTGGACGAGGATGGTTTCCTGACCATCACGGGCCGTAAAAAAGAAATTCTTGTCACTGCCAGCGGGAAGAACGTCGCGCCAGCTCAACTCGAAGACCAAATACGAGCTGACGGTCTGATCTCTCAGGTCATGGTCATCGGCGACAATCAAAAATTCGTGGCGGCAATTGTCACGCTCGATGAAGAAACCGCTCCGGCCTGGTTGAAGCACCACCAGTTGGACCCCAACATGAGCATGGCCGAGATGGCAAAACATCCGACTGTGCTGGCACATGTTCAAAGTCTCATCGATCGAGCGAACGAGTCGGTCTCCCGTGCAGAATCGATTCGCGAATTTCGCATCGCTGAGCGTGACTTCACCATTGAGGGCGGCCATATGACGCCCTCCATGAAAATTCGACGCGAGACCATTATGCGTGACTACGCGGACCTTGTCGACGACATATATCAACCAGCAAGCCGGTAA
- a CDS encoding mycothione reductase, with the protein MSIEQYDLAIIGSGSGNSVITPFWDNKKVAIIDSGTFGGTCLNVGCIPTKMYAYPAQLASNATTAARLGVDMQVTKADWPVIRDRIFSRIDAISAGGKAYREKELEHTTLITEEAQFSGPKQLTTPSGRTIEADQIVIAAGSRPSLPDVPGLDLPGVHTSDTIMRIDSLPKRIIIVGGKYIGSEFAAIFSGLGTEVIHINRSGQLLSNHDNTISDEFTRIAKEQWQVALNRTLHSIDQQGGRLRVNLSATGHETNEVVDYFVGDVVLLATGRVPNIDRLNLPAAGIDTDAGFIARDEYLRVLSDGQPLDGVWAIGDIANPQMLKHVANHEQRLVSHNMENPDSMKRETLGPIPAGVFTRPQIASAGLTEDEAKDQYGEEAITVKVQDYGDTAYGWAMEEYDGFVKLIAEKSSGDILGVHILGAEATNLIQPVLTAMSMNISAHQLARGQYWIHPAMAEVVENALLGLDVPDSGCL; encoded by the coding sequence ATGAGCATCGAACAGTATGATCTGGCCATTATCGGTTCCGGATCCGGTAATTCCGTTATCACCCCGTTCTGGGATAACAAGAAGGTCGCTATTATCGACTCGGGGACCTTCGGCGGCACGTGTCTCAACGTCGGTTGTATCCCGACAAAGATGTATGCCTACCCCGCGCAATTAGCGTCTAATGCCACCACCGCTGCACGCCTCGGTGTGGACATGCAAGTTACAAAAGCCGACTGGCCGGTTATCAGGGACCGGATTTTCTCACGTATTGATGCCATCTCGGCCGGTGGGAAAGCGTATCGGGAAAAAGAGCTCGAACACACCACGCTCATCACCGAAGAAGCCCAGTTTTCTGGACCTAAGCAGTTGACGACCCCCAGCGGTCGAACCATCGAAGCCGACCAGATCGTGATCGCGGCAGGATCCCGGCCGAGCCTGCCGGACGTCCCCGGCCTAGACCTGCCGGGGGTCCATACCTCGGATACGATCATGCGCATCGACTCCCTGCCAAAACGCATCATTATTGTGGGCGGCAAATACATTGGGTCGGAGTTTGCTGCGATCTTCTCCGGGCTAGGGACAGAAGTAATCCATATCAACCGCTCCGGACAGCTCCTGTCGAACCACGACAATACGATCTCTGACGAATTCACTCGCATTGCCAAAGAACAGTGGCAAGTCGCACTCAACCGCACCCTCCACTCAATCGATCAGCAGGGCGGCAGACTGCGAGTCAACTTGAGCGCTACCGGCCATGAGACCAATGAAGTCGTGGACTACTTTGTCGGTGACGTGGTGCTGTTAGCGACAGGCCGAGTCCCCAATATTGATCGGCTCAATCTGCCAGCAGCTGGCATTGACACCGATGCGGGATTCATCGCGCGTGACGAGTATCTGCGAGTGCTATCAGACGGACAACCGCTTGATGGAGTCTGGGCAATCGGGGACATTGCTAATCCGCAAATGCTCAAACACGTAGCCAACCATGAGCAACGTTTAGTATCGCACAACATGGAAAATCCAGACTCAATGAAGCGCGAAACCCTGGGACCAATCCCTGCCGGCGTATTTACCCGCCCGCAAATTGCCAGTGCAGGATTGACCGAGGACGAGGCGAAAGACCAGTACGGTGAAGAGGCTATCACCGTGAAAGTCCAAGACTACGGCGATACCGCCTATGGGTGGGCCATGGAAGAATACGATGGTTTCGTCAAGCTCATTGCCGAAAAATCCAGTGGAGACATCCTCGGCGTCCATATCCTCGGGGCCGAAGCCACGAACCTGATCCAACCGGTATTAACCGCAATGTCTATGAACATTTCGGCTCATCAGTTGGCCCGAGGCCAGTACTGGATTCACCCGGCAATGGCCGAAGTAGTAGAAAACGCGCTGCTGGGTCTAGACGTACCCGATTCGGGATGTCTCTAA